One window from the genome of Salvia miltiorrhiza cultivar Shanhuang (shh) chromosome 7, IMPLAD_Smil_shh, whole genome shotgun sequence encodes:
- the LOC130994116 gene encoding glutathione S-transferase T3-like, producing MFANVQEESEAVKPKAKGTRAAYSSEESELVAILWAEATHNPILGTSQKLLQYLGAITEKFNALNESGAPPRKPDHLKSHFARVQKEMKFFEGFYNTCKDNWGSGMSDDQIFQQAQTIFEANFKKQFSYVKAWKVLRECQRFMLQAGDVHSAKKSKGSDG from the coding sequence ATGTTCGCCAACGTCCAAGAAGAGTCGGAGGCGGTGAAGCCGAAAGCCAAGGGCACCCGCGCTGCATATTCTAGCGAGGAGTCCGAGCTCGTGGCAATCTTGTGGGCAGAGGCAACCCACAATCCTATTTTGGGGACCTCCCaaaagttgctccaatattTGGGAGCAATCACGGAGAAGTTCAACGCGCTCAATGAGTCGGGAGCGCCGCCACGAAAGCCGGATCATCTCAAGTCCCACTTCGCCCGTGTCCAAAAGGAGATGAAATTCTTCGAGGGCTTCTACAACACTTGCAAGGACAATTGGGGGAGTGGTATGAGCGACGATCAAATCTTCCAACAAGCCCAGACGATTTTTGAGGcgaatttcaagaagcaattctcctacgtcaaagcttggaaagtgcttCGTGAATGCCAAAGATTCATGTTGCAAGCCGGGGATGTCCACTCCGCAAAAaagtcgaagggctccgatggtTGA
- the LOC130996100 gene encoding defensin J1-2-like, translating to MSSFLRLFATAFLVMMLLFSSGMVAEARTCESKSHRFKGICVRKANCAAVCQTEGFHSGHCRGFRRRCYCTRHC from the exons ATGAGCAGCTTTTTGAGGTTGTTTGCTACTGCTTTCCTTGTGATGATGCTTCTCTTCTCCTCTG GAATGGTGGCGGAGGCGAGGACGTGCGAGTCGAAGAGCCACCGGTTCAAGGGAATTTGTGTGAGAAAAGCCAATTGCGCGGCGGTGTGCCAGACTGAGGGTTTCCACAGCGGCCACTGTCGGGGCTTCCGCCGCCGGTGCTACTGCACCAGACACTGTTAA